In Sciurus carolinensis chromosome 17, mSciCar1.2, whole genome shotgun sequence, one genomic interval encodes:
- the LOC124968055 gene encoding LOW QUALITY PROTEIN: olfactory receptor 18-like (The sequence of the model RefSeq protein was modified relative to this genomic sequence to represent the inferred CDS: inserted 1 base in 1 codon; deleted 1 base in 1 codon), producing the protein MGTELSKIRMQQPLRELLKNHGTPLKAKTARTFLDTIEKVSPWFLDEGLLNIPQWEHLGEDLCMAEKQRSLPVGTLAIWSLIKSCLQHKEKRNLRGPLEEGSQVIEEIKEERSCSHHSEGKCDSDGEDSEEELSGEELEKTFGELTMRSERSECPLVPVTPSAPQMESIKKEPYNRHQGWASLTSTIYPVFEDAQQQRYHQPLDFKMVKQLKEATPMYFFLSNLSLADIGFISTMVPKMIVNLLNHSRVISYGGCLTQMSVFIIFGCMDDLLLTMMAYDRFVAICHHLHYSVIMNPCLCGFILLLSLLISLLDSQLQNFSVLNFFYFKDVEISNFFCDPSQLLNLTCSETFSSTIVKCFVFAIFGFIPISGSFFSYYKIISSILRIPSSSGKYKXFSTCESHLAVVCVFYGTGLEMYLGSAVSHSPRTGAVVSVMYTPMLKPFIYSLQNKDLKNSLGRLCSRLY; encoded by the exons atgggaacagaactgtcCAAGattagaatgcaacagcctctcagagagctgctaaaaaatcacggaactccGCTAAAAGCGAAAACAGCTCGAACGTTTCTTGATACAATAGAAAAGGTTTCTCCGTGGTTTTTGGATGAAGGATTGttaaatatccctcaatgggagcattTGGGAGAAGATCTGTGCATGGCAGAGAAACAAAGGTCACTCCCTgtgggaactttagccatttggtctttgattaaatcttgTTTGCAGCATAAAGAAAAACGAAACTTAAGAGGGcctttagaagagggaagtcaggtcatagaggagattaaagaggaacGGTCTTGTTCTCATCACTCAGAAGGGAAGTGTGACTCAGATGGGGAGGATTCagaagaggaactttcaggggaggaactagaaaagacatttgGGGAGCTAACAATGCGATCTGAGCGCTCTGAGTGCCCTCTAGTGCCTGTAACGCCTAGCGCACCGCAAATGGAGTCAATAAAAAAGGAACCTTATAATAGACATCAAGGATGGGCTTCTTTAACATCTACCATTTATCCAGTGTTTGAGGATGCACAGCAACAACGCTATCACCAACCTTTAGATTTCAAGAtggtaaaacaattaaaagaggct acccccatgtacttcttcctctccaacctgtccctgGCTGACATTGGTTTCATCTCCACCATGGTCCCAAAGATGATTGTGAACCTCCTAAATCACAGCAGAGTCATTTCCTATGGGGGTTGCCTGACACAGATGtctgttttcatcatttttggaTGCATGGATGATCTGCTGCTGACcatgatggcctatgaccgctttgtggccatctgtcaccacTTGCACTACTCAGTCATCATGAACCCTTGCCTGTGTGGCTTCATACTTTTGCTGTCTCTTTTAATTAGCCTTTTGGACTCCCAGCTGCAAAATTTCAGTGTCTTAAACTTTTTCTACTTCAAGGATGTAGAAATTTCCaatttcttctgtgacccttctcaACTCCTTAATCTTACCTGTTCTGAAACTTTCTCCAGTACCATTGTCAAGTGCTTTGTTTTTGCCATATTTGGTTTTATTCCCATTTCC GgatcttttttctcttattacaaaattatttcctCTATTCTGAGAATCCCATCCTCAAGTGGGAAGTACA CCTTCTCCACCTGTGAGTCTCACCTGGCAGTTGTCTGTGTATTTTATGGAACTGGCCTTGAAATGTACCTGGGCTCAGCTGTGTCACATTCTCCCAGAACAGGTGCAGTGGTCTCAGTGATGTACACACCCATGCTGAAACCCTTCATCTACAGCTTACAGAATAAGGACTTAAAAAACTCCCTGGGGAGGCTGTGCAGCAGATTGTACTGA